In Halorhabdus tiamatea SARL4B, a genomic segment contains:
- a CDS encoding histidine kinase N-terminal 7TM domain-containing protein — protein MVSPSIPHLVAALSVAGSLVTAWIALYAWRRRDVAAATPFGALAAVASGWSLCYAGALIAETEGVASTLLTVGDAVGAQIAPLWIVFTIVYTRAERYQRPSIYALVWVVPAAYVLLVATGPIHGLTETSAQFMTASGITAPVLERTGVSVVYTAFSYLLLLGGYLQLVRFLIESRNVYRQQVVVIIIGSVVPLVANAVFAMGLSPHPGLNPTPLSFVLTGVIVSWALFEYDFLSVAPLASDMVVEELPDPVLVLDADDAVVKHNAAARAAFGADDPIGQDIEAIVPGIARRTDNGQLVSANAPDGSGTDAKYNPQLTEVTDQHGEYRGQLIVFRDVTAQQQRLDRIEALQAATESLIDARIDDEIADVAVSFVDRILDQEVAVVFLADTDGDTLRPAAVSDAVEAANGGSLSPLTPDDRTLWTRYEQSAGDGVVTDGWQWAPLSNVDVDELLVLSLGDHGLFCIGSRASGYTTGDRQFARILADGAETALDRVAREQDLRENRRIVRQHTEQLEFLNGVLRHNIRNGMQVIESNADLLEAHAGADPESRQYLDRIRDRTAELSSLTARIRSITDTVTTDPEDRLWPVELTPALREQIATMEQRHDDLQIDVDISDDPVVLANGLLEDVFEIVLQNAVEHNDAAQPHVEIEVVHVGDWIQVHVADNGPGVSDHFKESLFERDVAVSETAHGFGLYFVALILDLFEGDVWFEDNEPRGAIAVLEFQRAPDE, from the coding sequence ATGGTCTCTCCGTCGATTCCCCACCTGGTGGCCGCTTTGAGCGTCGCTGGCAGTCTCGTCACCGCCTGGATTGCCCTCTACGCGTGGCGACGCCGTGACGTCGCGGCGGCGACCCCCTTTGGCGCGCTCGCTGCCGTGGCCAGCGGCTGGTCGTTGTGCTATGCTGGCGCGCTGATCGCCGAGACCGAAGGGGTCGCCTCGACGCTCCTCACGGTCGGCGACGCCGTCGGCGCACAGATTGCGCCGCTGTGGATCGTCTTTACGATCGTCTACACCAGAGCCGAGCGATATCAGCGCCCGTCGATCTACGCGCTGGTGTGGGTCGTGCCGGCTGCGTACGTTCTGTTGGTCGCAACTGGTCCGATACACGGACTGACCGAGACGAGTGCACAGTTCATGACTGCCAGTGGCATCACCGCCCCCGTGCTCGAACGCACCGGTGTCTCGGTGGTCTACACCGCGTTCTCGTATCTCCTCCTGTTGGGCGGGTACTTACAGCTCGTCCGGTTCCTGATCGAATCTCGAAACGTCTACCGACAGCAGGTCGTTGTCATCATCATCGGGAGCGTTGTCCCGCTGGTCGCAAACGCCGTCTTCGCGATGGGGCTGAGCCCTCATCCGGGACTGAATCCGACGCCGCTGTCGTTCGTGCTGACCGGCGTGATCGTCAGCTGGGCGCTTTTCGAGTATGACTTTCTTTCAGTCGCACCGCTGGCAAGTGATATGGTCGTCGAAGAATTACCCGACCCGGTCCTCGTCCTCGACGCCGACGACGCCGTCGTCAAACACAACGCCGCCGCACGAGCCGCCTTCGGGGCCGACGACCCGATCGGACAGGACATCGAGGCAATCGTCCCCGGAATCGCCAGGCGAACGGACAACGGACAGCTCGTCTCGGCCAACGCACCGGACGGATCGGGGACAGACGCAAAATACAACCCCCAGCTGACCGAGGTCACGGACCAACATGGCGAGTATCGTGGCCAGCTGATCGTCTTTCGGGACGTGACTGCCCAGCAGCAGCGGCTCGACCGGATCGAAGCGCTCCAGGCGGCGACCGAGTCACTCATCGACGCGCGCATCGACGACGAAATTGCGGACGTCGCCGTCTCGTTCGTCGATCGCATCCTCGATCAGGAGGTCGCCGTCGTGTTTCTGGCCGACACAGACGGTGACACACTCCGTCCTGCGGCCGTCTCGGACGCGGTCGAGGCGGCGAACGGCGGGTCGTTGTCGCCGCTCACACCGGACGACAGGACGCTCTGGACGCGCTACGAACAGTCCGCGGGCGACGGCGTCGTCACCGACGGCTGGCAATGGGCTCCGCTCTCGAACGTCGATGTCGACGAATTGCTCGTCCTCTCGCTGGGCGACCACGGCCTGTTCTGCATCGGCTCCCGGGCGTCTGGATACACCACTGGTGATAGACAGTTCGCGAGGATCCTCGCTGATGGGGCCGAAACGGCGCTCGATCGGGTCGCTCGCGAACAGGATCTCCGAGAGAACCGCCGGATCGTCCGTCAGCACACCGAGCAACTCGAGTTCCTCAACGGCGTCCTCAGACACAACATCCGCAACGGGATGCAGGTCATCGAGAGCAACGCTGATCTCCTCGAAGCCCACGCCGGGGCCGACCCGGAGAGCCGCCAGTACCTCGACCGGATCCGCGACCGGACGGCGGAACTGTCCAGCCTGACTGCCAGAATTCGGTCGATCACCGATACGGTCACGACCGACCCCGAGGACCGGCTCTGGCCGGTCGAACTCACACCGGCCCTGCGCGAGCAGATCGCGACGATGGAGCAGCGCCACGACGACCTACAGATCGATGTCGACATCAGCGACGACCCGGTCGTCCTGGCGAACGGTCTCCTCGAGGACGTTTTCGAGATCGTCCTCCAGAACGCCGTCGAGCACAACGACGCCGCACAGCCACACGTCGAGATCGAGGTCGTCCACGTCGGCGACTGGATACAGGTCCACGTCGCCGACAACGGCCCCGGCGTCTCGGATCACTTCAAGGAGTCGCTGTTCGAACGTGACGTCGCCGTCAGCGAGACGGCCCACGGGTTCGGGCTGTACTTCGTGGCGCTCATCCTGGACCTCTTCGAGGGTGACGTCTGGTTCGAGGACAACGAACCTCGCGGCGCGATCGCCGTCCTGGAGTTCCAGCGCGCTCCCGATGAGTGA
- a CDS encoding NAD(P)/FAD-dependent oxidoreductase, which produces MIGVVGGGIAGLAAARRLQQLGHDVTVFEANEDLGGLATTYETAGDPVEAFYHHLSKSEETIVEWIDELGLDDALEWRYGSDAYYVDGVVHPMDKPWEILAYPHLSIYDKFRLGMLVLDVDVRGGIPSFDTYERLEDFEDVPVKGFVLDHTSRGCFERFFKPLLEAKFGDRWADVSAAWLLGRIKFRGERDLLKGEQLGYLAGGFGQLTDALVETVGKMDIFTESRATDIRIKDGVVDSVTVETEYGEVPHAVDGVVVATMPDVLESLTGYACDIDFQGTVCSVISMEKPLTDTYWLNIADDAPFGALIEHTNYVPPERYGGEHLLYAVKYVQGPEDDLWQMDDQAVEETWLSGIEDLFPDFDRDSVNWIQTSRNPKTAPIYERGYLEKVIPYDLSEEVADGVYYAGMASRAQYPERSLDGAIVAGETVAERIGEAQ; this is translated from the coding sequence ATGATTGGTGTCGTCGGCGGCGGGATCGCCGGACTCGCGGCGGCCCGCCGTCTGCAGCAACTGGGTCACGACGTGACCGTGTTCGAAGCGAACGAGGACCTCGGGGGGCTGGCAACGACCTACGAGACCGCAGGCGACCCCGTCGAGGCGTTCTATCACCACCTCTCGAAATCCGAGGAGACGATCGTCGAGTGGATCGACGAACTGGGGCTTGATGATGCCCTCGAGTGGCGCTACGGCAGCGACGCCTACTACGTCGACGGCGTCGTCCACCCGATGGACAAACCCTGGGAGATCCTCGCGTACCCACATCTCTCGATCTACGACAAGTTCCGACTGGGGATGCTCGTCCTGGACGTCGACGTCCGCGGGGGCATCCCGTCTTTCGACACCTACGAACGACTCGAGGACTTCGAGGACGTCCCCGTAAAGGGGTTCGTCCTCGATCACACGTCCCGTGGCTGTTTCGAGCGCTTCTTCAAACCGCTCTTGGAGGCGAAGTTCGGCGACCGCTGGGCGGACGTCAGCGCGGCGTGGCTGCTCGGCCGGATAAAGTTCCGGGGCGAACGCGACCTGCTCAAAGGAGAACAGCTCGGGTATCTCGCGGGTGGGTTTGGCCAACTCACCGACGCCCTCGTCGAGACGGTCGGCAAGATGGACATCTTTACGGAGTCACGAGCCACCGACATCCGGATCAAGGACGGCGTGGTCGATTCGGTGACCGTCGAGACGGAGTACGGCGAGGTCCCCCACGCCGTCGACGGTGTCGTCGTCGCCACGATGCCCGACGTCCTCGAATCACTGACGGGCTATGCGTGCGATATCGACTTCCAGGGCACGGTCTGTTCGGTCATCAGTATGGAGAAGCCCCTGACGGACACGTACTGGCTCAACATCGCCGACGACGCGCCCTTCGGCGCGCTCATCGAACACACAAACTACGTCCCACCCGAGCGCTACGGCGGCGAACACCTGCTGTACGCTGTCAAGTACGTCCAGGGTCCCGAGGACGACCTCTGGCAGATGGACGACCAGGCAGTCGAGGAGACCTGGCTCTCGGGGATCGAGGACCTGTTCCCCGACTTCGATCGCGACTCTGTCAACTGGATCCAGACGTCACGGAACCCGAAGACGGCCCCCATCTACGAGCGTGGGTACCTCGAGAAGGTGATCCCCTACGACCTGAGCGAAGAAGTGGCAGACGGCGTCTACTACGCCGGGATGGCCTCCCGAGCCCAGTACCCCGAACGATCGCTCGACGGGGCCATCGTCGCCGGCGAGACGGTCGCCGAGCGGATCGGTGAGGCCCAGTAA
- a CDS encoding DUF6149 family protein: MKIKQGIKHWAAKQSLTAPVVGEMVADRLVDLHTGVFLDWADEERQEERRQRLEAFFDATMDTYVAALEKGYPEAEAREITHAQANFDFYNHGWTEMMEFPVEEVETHYDRYADFFETHGITIDDPLGEFAPKSGLPHAPSTPEKLDDPDHPHAIGGFADDVYVETDDGEVVIGGGEEPDAVDVEQAPGVDSDAVTDAEIEF; encoded by the coding sequence ATGAAGATCAAGCAAGGCATCAAACACTGGGCGGCCAAGCAAAGCCTGACTGCGCCGGTGGTCGGCGAGATGGTGGCCGACCGGCTGGTCGACCTTCACACCGGCGTCTTTCTGGACTGGGCCGATGAGGAGCGCCAGGAAGAGCGCCGCCAGCGCCTCGAAGCGTTCTTCGATGCGACGATGGATACCTACGTCGCGGCCCTCGAGAAGGGGTATCCCGAGGCCGAAGCCCGCGAGATCACCCACGCCCAGGCCAACTTCGACTTCTACAATCACGGCTGGACCGAGATGATGGAGTTCCCCGTCGAGGAAGTCGAGACGCATTACGATCGCTACGCCGACTTCTTCGAAACACACGGCATCACGATCGACGATCCCTTGGGCGAGTTCGCGCCCAAGAGTGGACTGCCCCACGCGCCGTCGACGCCGGAGAAACTCGACGACCCCGACCACCCGCACGCGATCGGCGGGTTCGCCGACGACGTCTACGTCGAGACTGACGACGGCGAGGTCGTGATCGGCGGCGGAGAAGAACCCGACGCGGTCGACGTCGAGCAAGCCCCCGGTGTGGATTCGGACGCAGTTACGGACGCCGAGATCGAATTCTGA
- a CDS encoding NAD(P)/FAD-dependent oxidoreductase, whose amino-acid sequence MTTSHVILGDGIAGSSAAETIREADPDADVTIITDEGEPLYNRILIKEFAKGTLPEEPVSIHEEEWYEERDIDLELNTRVTSVDTDANVVEAQDGATYEYDKLLVATGGTPTRLPVENSDAEGVHYFWTFKDARAIRDHAAEAETGVIVGAGLLGIDLAAICGAQNVEADYLMRGNRWWRYALSLDGAEIIHEALRQKGVTPVFDSGVERFEVDDDGHVTGAVDANGEFHAGEFAAVAIGLDFNTAFLEDTAVELDDGIVVDEHMRTGVEDIYAAGDLTRYYDVILDERAQNGSWGSAKEQGVVAAENMVADEPVETFRYVSSYSITHFEFPFLSFGHPTIGDDEAERKYSDTEWRRLTFKDGQLIGGVLIGDLSQQQAFKQIIREERPVADQKEKLLEPDVDLDALPAPAVE is encoded by the coding sequence ATGACCACGTCGCACGTGATCCTCGGCGACGGCATCGCCGGGAGTTCCGCCGCGGAAACGATCCGTGAAGCGGATCCCGACGCCGACGTCACGATCATCACCGACGAGGGCGAACCCCTGTACAACCGCATTCTCATCAAGGAGTTCGCCAAAGGAACCCTCCCCGAAGAACCCGTCTCGATCCACGAGGAGGAGTGGTACGAGGAACGGGACATCGACCTCGAACTCAATACCCGCGTCACGTCCGTCGATACCGACGCGAACGTCGTCGAGGCCCAGGACGGAGCCACCTACGAGTACGACAAACTTCTCGTGGCCACCGGCGGCACGCCGACGAGGCTCCCGGTCGAAAACAGTGACGCCGAGGGAGTCCACTACTTCTGGACGTTCAAGGACGCACGGGCGATCCGTGACCACGCTGCCGAGGCTGAAACGGGTGTGATCGTCGGGGCCGGGCTGCTCGGCATCGACCTCGCTGCGATCTGTGGCGCACAGAACGTCGAGGCCGACTACCTCATGCGTGGCAACCGGTGGTGGCGCTACGCGCTGAGCCTCGACGGCGCGGAGATCATCCACGAGGCGCTCAGGCAAAAAGGCGTCACGCCCGTCTTCGATAGCGGCGTCGAACGGTTCGAAGTCGACGACGACGGTCATGTCACGGGAGCTGTGGACGCAAACGGCGAATTTCACGCGGGAGAATTCGCCGCCGTCGCGATCGGCCTGGATTTCAACACGGCATTTCTCGAAGACACGGCGGTCGAACTCGATGACGGCATCGTCGTCGACGAACACATGCGGACAGGCGTAGAAGATATCTACGCGGCTGGCGATCTGACGCGGTATTACGACGTCATTCTCGACGAACGCGCCCAGAACGGCTCGTGGGGGAGCGCCAAAGAACAGGGCGTCGTCGCCGCCGAGAACATGGTCGCCGACGAGCCAGTCGAGACGTTCCGGTACGTCTCTTCGTACTCGATTACACACTTTGAGTTCCCGTTTCTGTCCTTTGGTCACCCGACGATCGGCGACGACGAGGCCGAACGGAAGTACTCAGACACCGAGTGGCGGCGGCTCACGTTCAAGGACGGCCAACTCATCGGCGGCGTCCTGATCGGCGACCTCTCCCAGCAACAGGCGTTCAAACAGATCATCCGTGAAGAGCGGCCTGTCGCCGACCAAAAGGAGAAGCTCCTCGAACCCGACGTCGATCTCGACGCACTGCCAGCCCCCGCTGTCGAGTGA
- a CDS encoding DUF7124 domain-containing protein, whose translation MDADADGEMTLAFDLDALQHLAHPDAVFTDARQWSKYVGIVSDEPTYVVTNFARKHRIRQDFFSGPRGRAESFETIKDQFDTPRYVYVGTDDAAAEAATANGWEYLDVEAAADAAEWTLGDPEVPSAADESETRDDWP comes from the coding sequence ATGGACGCCGACGCCGATGGAGAGATGACGCTCGCGTTCGATCTCGACGCATTGCAGCACCTGGCACATCCGGACGCGGTATTCACCGATGCTCGCCAGTGGAGCAAGTACGTGGGTATCGTCTCCGATGAGCCGACCTACGTCGTGACGAACTTCGCCCGGAAACACCGGATTCGACAGGATTTCTTCTCCGGGCCACGCGGACGAGCCGAGAGCTTCGAGACGATCAAAGACCAGTTCGACACCCCGCGGTACGTCTACGTCGGGACCGACGACGCGGCTGCGGAGGCCGCCACAGCCAACGGCTGGGAATACCTCGACGTGGAAGCCGCTGCCGACGCTGCGGAGTGGACACTCGGTGACCCCGAGGTGCCTTCGGCGGCGGACGAATCCGAAACGCGCGACGACTGGCCCTGA
- a CDS encoding DUF5815 family protein: MATPRVPSDEDRLELPCGETVDVHTFDMGRREFACQCGETHALVMDIHPLTRFLPTFLVDTLSETVEPSGDADEFGTPHLMGIVLEEFPDDVVAKDVEDDGAIGCGLLWVTDFDSRRLHEIVVELVVELMEHAISHAEDETARDAFEEDMREFDVAAFVDAYRADRDFDGERDTPV, encoded by the coding sequence ATGGCTACCCCCCGCGTGCCGAGCGACGAAGACCGCCTGGAACTCCCGTGTGGCGAGACCGTGGATGTCCACACCTTCGACATGGGCCGTCGTGAATTCGCGTGTCAGTGCGGCGAAACCCACGCGCTCGTCATGGACATCCACCCGCTGACACGGTTCTTGCCGACGTTTCTCGTCGACACTCTCTCCGAGACGGTCGAACCGAGCGGGGACGCCGACGAATTCGGAACCCCTCACCTCATGGGCATCGTCCTGGAGGAGTTTCCCGACGACGTGGTTGCGAAGGATGTCGAGGACGACGGCGCGATCGGTTGTGGCCTGTTGTGGGTGACGGACTTCGACTCGCGTCGCCTCCACGAAATCGTGGTGGAACTCGTCGTCGAGCTTATGGAACACGCGATCAGCCACGCCGAAGATGAGACCGCCCGGGACGCCTTCGAGGAGGACATGCGCGAGTTCGACGTGGCTGCGTTCGTCGACGCCTACCGGGCTGACCGCGACTTCGATGGCGAACGCGACACACCAGTCTGA
- a CDS encoding flippase activity-associated protein Agl23 — protein MNRVIDRLGLKEPRRALALVVLAALVARLVALDVRVAHWDEARVGYWILHTADTGWWEYRPIIHGPFVQHVTRWTFAVAGVSDFTMRLPVALIGSALPATALLFRSRLRDVETIALGVILAANPLLLYYSRFMRSDLPLAAFAFVTLGAIVAAIDTDRRRYLHLAAIAFALALTTKENAVLYPVSWLGALTMLAVTAVVIAYRAGDDPLESVTRPGIAALRRFHSWRRTLLVLPGEMLVVLVFFYAPRSPESDAGLWSALADPALLPGVVWEATIGSAAAVVTWAAPDKRAHPDISSLGDLGPLLVSYAPFFAHFLAVIAVAAAATTIMALAGLRWRRRPIVTFCGWWALSGVVGYPYVADIKAPWLAVHVVVALAIPAAVGLVVVHDRLRQARLDGRDVATVGLAALLVTSGVFVVGSSAVVTYQQPPHGLNIVAQGGQPGGDVRPVLDNIQTVAGDDDIPDVLFYGDLAVDNESYNDRSGAAANWYYRLPLPWYTETANATVISAPDLESLPADPPPIVIANSTYRGDLEAELPGYSVRETAIVLRPQPVALRAFGFSYQLKGKTYVFFVDQEAVAGAVSDDG, from the coding sequence GTGAATCGTGTCATCGATCGGCTGGGGCTGAAAGAACCGCGGCGAGCGCTCGCTCTTGTCGTGCTCGCCGCACTTGTTGCCCGGTTGGTTGCGCTCGATGTCCGGGTCGCCCACTGGGACGAGGCGCGGGTCGGGTACTGGATCCTCCACACTGCCGACACGGGATGGTGGGAGTACCGGCCGATCATCCACGGCCCGTTCGTCCAGCACGTCACGCGCTGGACCTTCGCCGTTGCGGGCGTCTCGGACTTCACGATGCGACTGCCGGTAGCTCTGATCGGGTCGGCGCTCCCGGCGACGGCCCTGCTGTTCCGGTCGCGTTTGCGCGATGTCGAAACCATCGCGCTCGGTGTCATTCTCGCGGCGAATCCACTCCTCCTCTACTACTCGCGGTTCATGCGCAGCGACCTGCCGCTGGCCGCATTCGCCTTCGTCACGCTCGGTGCGATCGTGGCCGCGATCGATACGGATCGGCGGCGCTACCTTCACCTCGCTGCGATCGCGTTCGCGCTCGCACTGACGACCAAGGAGAATGCGGTCCTCTATCCCGTCTCCTGGCTTGGCGCGCTGACAATGCTCGCCGTTACCGCGGTGGTGATCGCCTATCGAGCGGGCGACGATCCGCTCGAGTCCGTGACGAGGCCCGGGATCGCGGCGCTTCGGCGATTCCATTCGTGGCGCCGGACGCTACTCGTCCTCCCGGGAGAGATGCTCGTCGTGCTCGTGTTTTTCTACGCGCCGCGTTCACCGGAATCCGATGCCGGACTGTGGAGTGCGCTCGCCGATCCAGCGCTCTTGCCGGGGGTTGTTTGGGAGGCCACGATCGGGTCGGCGGCGGCCGTCGTTACCTGGGCGGCGCCGGACAAGCGCGCCCATCCGGACATATCGTCACTGGGTGACCTGGGACCGCTCCTTGTGTCGTACGCGCCCTTCTTCGCACACTTTCTCGCCGTGATCGCTGTCGCCGCCGCGGCGACCACAATCATGGCCCTGGCCGGGTTGCGGTGGCGTCGTCGCCCGATTGTAACGTTCTGTGGCTGGTGGGCGCTGTCGGGGGTTGTCGGCTACCCGTACGTCGCGGACATCAAGGCACCCTGGCTCGCAGTCCACGTCGTTGTCGCGCTGGCGATCCCCGCGGCTGTCGGGTTGGTCGTCGTCCACGATCGGTTGCGTCAGGCACGCCTTGACGGTCGAGACGTCGCGACCGTCGGACTGGCTGCCCTCCTCGTCACATCGGGCGTGTTCGTCGTGGGATCGAGCGCCGTCGTCACCTATCAGCAGCCGCCACACGGACTCAATATCGTCGCCCAGGGTGGGCAGCCTGGCGGGGACGTCCGCCCAGTCCTCGATAATATCCAGACGGTTGCCGGGGACGACGATATACCGGACGTGCTCTTCTACGGTGATCTCGCCGTCGACAACGAGTCATATAACGATCGTTCGGGGGCCGCGGCCAACTGGTACTATCGCCTCCCATTGCCATGGTACACCGAGACTGCGAACGCGACCGTGATCAGCGCGCCGGACCTCGAATCGCTTCCGGCCGATCCGCCGCCGATCGTGATCGCCAACAGCACGTATCGCGGGGATCTCGAGGCTGAACTTCCTGGATACAGCGTTCGTGAAACCGCTATCGTGTTACGTCCTCAGCCGGTAGCGCTTCGAGCGTTCGGGTTCTCCTATCAACTCAAGGGTAAGACATACGTGTTCTTCGTCGATCAGGAAGCGGTCGCTGGGGCAGTCAGCGACGACGGCTGA